The following are encoded in a window of Hemiscyllium ocellatum isolate sHemOce1 chromosome 35, sHemOce1.pat.X.cur, whole genome shotgun sequence genomic DNA:
- the LOC132832809 gene encoding zinc-binding protein A33-like isoform X1, with product MANIWEKLKSEQRKELCSVHKEKVKLFCKTDNQPMCVVCQSSKSHQSHELLPLEEATEEFKEELGSLLKPVQDKKKECDAVRNDCKRTLSHIQDHGVKTEKQIKAEFEKLHRFLREEERIVLKDLKLEKEEKCREMKERIEEITKEISSLSVTVQDIEQELREQDSIKFLTKILESKERVKQTLPEPQKVYPLINVGKYIGSLQYRVWKKMLTVINTGPIISMKQFSVKRAFAGMQ from the exons ATGGCCAACATATGGGAGAAGCTAAAAAGTGAACAACGGAAGGAGCTGTGCAGTGTCCACAAGGAGAAGGTGAAGCTATTTTGTAAAACTGACAATCAGCCCATGTGTGTTGTTTGTCAAAGTTCAAAAAGCCACCAAAGCCATGAGCTGCTGCCTCTGGAAGAAGCGACTGAAGAATTTAAG GAGGAACTTGGAAGCTTACTGAAGCCGGTCCAGGACAAGAAGAAAGAATGTGATGCTGTAAGAAACGACTGTAAGAGGACGTTAAGCCACATTCAG GATCACGGTGTaaagacagagaaacagattAAAGCTGAATTTGAAAAACTTCACCGGTTTCTTCGTGAGGAAGAGAGGATTGTGTTGAAAGATCTGAAACTAGAGAAAGAGGAAAAATGTCGGGAGATGAAGGAAAGGATTGAGGAGATTACAAAAGAAATCTCATCCCTTTCAGTCACTGTTCAGGATATTGAACAAGAGCTGAGGGAACAGGACAGCATTAAGTTCTTAACG aaaattctggaatcaAAGGAAAG AGTGAAGCAAACTCTCCCAGAGCCACAGAAGGTTTACCCTTTAATAAATGTGGGCAAATACATCGGCTCCCTGCAGTACAGAGTGTGGAAAAAGATGCTGACAGTGATTAATACAG
- the LOC132832809 gene encoding E3 ubiquitin-protein ligase TRIM35-like isoform X2 — MANIWEKLKSEQRKELCSVHKEKVKLFCKTDNQPMCVVCQSSKSHQSHELLPLEEATEEFKEELGSLLKPVQDKKKECDAVRNDCKRTLSHIQDHGVKTEKQIKAEFEKLHRFLREEERIVLKDLKLEKEEKCREMKERIEEITKEISSLSVTVQDIEQELREQDSIKFLTKILESKERVKQTLPEPQKVYPLINVGKYIGSLQYRVWKKMLTVINTAQAW; from the exons ATGGCCAACATATGGGAGAAGCTAAAAAGTGAACAACGGAAGGAGCTGTGCAGTGTCCACAAGGAGAAGGTGAAGCTATTTTGTAAAACTGACAATCAGCCCATGTGTGTTGTTTGTCAAAGTTCAAAAAGCCACCAAAGCCATGAGCTGCTGCCTCTGGAAGAAGCGACTGAAGAATTTAAG GAGGAACTTGGAAGCTTACTGAAGCCGGTCCAGGACAAGAAGAAAGAATGTGATGCTGTAAGAAACGACTGTAAGAGGACGTTAAGCCACATTCAG GATCACGGTGTaaagacagagaaacagattAAAGCTGAATTTGAAAAACTTCACCGGTTTCTTCGTGAGGAAGAGAGGATTGTGTTGAAAGATCTGAAACTAGAGAAAGAGGAAAAATGTCGGGAGATGAAGGAAAGGATTGAGGAGATTACAAAAGAAATCTCATCCCTTTCAGTCACTGTTCAGGATATTGAACAAGAGCTGAGGGAACAGGACAGCATTAAGTTCTTAACG aaaattctggaatcaAAGGAAAG AGTGAAGCAAACTCTCCCAGAGCCACAGAAGGTTTACCCTTTAATAAATGTGGGCAAATACATCGGCTCCCTGCAGTACAGAGTGTGGAAAAAGATGCTGACAGTGATTAATACAG cccaagcctggtgA